One genomic region from Augochlora pura isolate Apur16 chromosome 7, APUR_v2.2.1, whole genome shotgun sequence encodes:
- the LOC144473294 gene encoding unconventional myosin-XVIIIa isoform X4: protein MPSVPAMYSNDFSQDPCPSNFSADGEPGHARLSRPVVTAAALTSNLLKRPPLPPCALKRPTSRLQLLDSNPTRSPSPCSFSSNLSYRSKSLSLSTVSGRPRSRLDSLTHFSTPPRRVYPLENQFPNTMDVSSIKEQDPVVFDASLNFVLGCDTQRVRQSFKPTASHLEPATASSYLSAKISQFLKRTDHIMDEWRSLGHRNEADNALSSSRTSDAPRGFMGRSQSATNIMIRGFQYYNAAKSSSRQSLSRASEDRTISDSIGPELSEMSAEFAEEHSTSTLAAERINAETSERLRLEKELQDVTETNKNLQQATERLEMELLYARAADLNGIASDVEDGEDGGVYKQRYEHAVRELEFTKRKMAQQHEDDLEQLVGLKKQLEKKLTDAYEEVEEQRQVVGQWKRRVQKLNGEMHDVRLLLEEQTARNNLLEKKQRKFDSEMQNLLNDIRQEKGQREKLAREKEIALAEKFTIEQNLSDARLEIELKEERLRTLSQELEELTFGGKTEEEVAQLKKAKHELEKRVKDQEEELDDLAGQVQLLEQAKLRLEMNFEQQRKEMRKEMQQRDDELEDIRGNVLKKVKALESQLENEYEERTILLREKHELERRLVAIEDQDRTERAAEAETVHRLKRDLKRTKVLLRDAQTMLERSKSDSTGKAALRQLKNQLEDAECARATAIKAKQALEQELNETQASLEEALRQRSEAEDRANVANRERTELLSQLEENEEELAEVLKKYRAAVQQVSAEQAQLQEAQVQIVALETERNSLKDQLSELTQRLESVEQLGDPTANSLATRRLEFRAKELESKLELEQTTRARLETQITRLKENVEKLQIETASLKTKEQTAQETARRLQRSLRETRDEAASSLTREQEATRARRELEKCLEAAEAETKVAKDDLRLALQRIDDLQSAIQGDLDLDCSEEATTENSDSD from the exons ATGCCGTCGGTGCCGGCGATGTACTCGAACGACTTCTCGCAGGACCCGTGTCCGAGCAATTTCTCGGCCGACGGCGAGCCTGGTCACGCGCGCTTGTCCAGGCCCGTGGTTACGGCCGCGGCCTTAACGAGCAATCTGTTGAAGAGGCCGCCGCTGCCACCATGCGCCCTCAAGAGACCCACCAGCAGGTTACAGCTGCTCGACTCGAACCCGACGAGAAGCCCGTCGCCCTGCAGCTTCTCGTCGAATCTGTCCTACCGCTCCaagtcgttgtcgttgtccACCGTGTCGGGCAGACCTCGTTCGAGACTGGACTCTCTCACCCATTTCTCGACGCCACCGAGAAGAGTCTATCCGCTGGAAAACCAATTCCCGAACACGATGGACGTCTCGTCGATCAAAGAACAGGATCCCGTCGTGTTCGACGCCAGCCTGAACTTCGTGCTCGGCTGCGACACGCAGCGGGTCAGACAGTCGTTCAAACCAACCGCTTCCCATCTCGAGCCGGCCACCGCCTCTTCTTATTTGTCCGCGAAGATCTCGCAGTTCCTCAAACGTACCGATCACATTATGGACGAGTGGAGGAGTCTCGGTCATAGGAATGAAGCCGATAACGCATTGTCCTCGTCGCGGACCAGCGACGCGCCTAGGGGGTTCATGGGTAGAAGCCAAAGCGCCACTAACATTATGATCCGCggatttcaatattataacgCCGCGAAGAGCTCGTCCAGACAATCGTTGTCGCGCGCCTCCGAAGACAGAACTATCTCGGATAGTATCGGTCCAGAG TTAAGCGAGATGTCCGCCGAGTTCGCGGAGGAGCACTCGACATCGACGCTGGCAGCTGAAAGAATCAACGCGGAAACGTCGGAGCGGCTACGGCTCGAGAAAGAATTGCAGGATGTCACCGAAACGAACAAGAATCTGCAGCAGGCGACCGAACGGCTCGAAATGGAACTTTTATACGCGAGGGCTGCCGATTTAAATGGCATTGCATCCGACGTGGAGGATGGCGAGGATGGCGGTGTTTATAAACAGAGATACGAGCACGCTGTCAGGGAGCTCGAGTTCACGAAACGGAAAATGGCACAACAACACGAAGACGACCTGGAGCAATTGGTGGGACTCAAGAAACAATTGGAGAAAAAG TTAACCGACGCCTACGAGGAAGTAGAAGAACAACGTCAAGTAGTAGGACAATGGAAACGCCGCGTACAAAAATTGAATGGTGAAATGCATGACGTCAGGCTTCTTCTGGAAGAACAAACAGCCAGAAATAATCTCCTGGAGAAAAAGCAACGCAA GTTCGATTCGGAAAtgcaaaatttgttgaacGACATCCGGCAAGAGAAAGGACAACGAGAGAAAttggcgagagagaaagaaatagcgCTCGCTGAAAAATTTACCATAGAACAAAATTTAAGC GACGCAAGACtagaaatcgaattaaaagaagaaagattGCGTACATTGAGCCAGGAATTGGAAGAACTGACATTCGGTGGTAAAACGGAAGAAGAAGTGGCACAGTTGAAGAAAGCTAAGCACGAGCTCGAGAAACGAGTGAAAGATCAAGAGGAAGAGCTCGATGATCTTGCTGGACAGGTGCAACTTCTCGAACAAGCGAAATTAAGActggaaatgaattttgaacaACAGCGAAAGGAGATGCGCAAAGAGATGCAACAGCGGGACGACGAACTTGAGGATATACGCGGTAACGTGCTGAAGAAAGTCAAAGCTTTGGAATCACAGTTGGAGAACGAATACGAGGAGAGGACTATTCTGCTTCGCGAGAAACACGAGTTGGAACGCCGTTTAGTAGCCATAGAGGATCAAGACCGAACTGAGCGAGCCGCGGAAGCTGAGACCGTGCATAG GTTGAAGAGGGACTTGAAGAGAACAAAAGTATTGCTCAGAGACGCTCAGACCATGTTAGAAAGATCGAAGAGCGATTCAACGGGTAAAGCAGCGTTACGGCAATTAAAGAACCAGTTGGAAGATGCAGAGTGTGCTCGAGCAACTGCGATTAAAGCGAAACAGGCGCTCGAACAGGAATTGAATGAGACGCAAGCGTCGCTGGAGGAAGCATTGCGACAACGATCCGAGGCTGAAGATCGCGCCAATGTAGCTAATCGCGAGAGAACCGAACTGCTTTCGCAGCTCGAAGAAAACGAGGAGGAGCTTGCAGAG GTTTTGAAAAAATACCGGGCGGCGGTTCAACAAGTATCGGCGGAGCAGGCGCAGTTGCAAGAGGCTCAAGTACAAATTGTCGCTTTGGAGACCGAGAGGAACTCTCTCAAAGATCAACTTTCGGAGCTAACGCAACGATTAGAGTCTGTCGAGCAGCTCGGCGATCCCACGGCAAACAGTCTAGCCACGAGACGACTCGAATTTCGTGCTAAAGAGCTTGAAAGTAAATTAGAGTTGGAGCAGACAACGCGAGCACGCTTAGAG ACGCAAATAACGAGGCTGAAAGAGAACGTCGAGAAACTGCAAATCGAAACGGCTTCGTTGAAAACGAAAGAACAGACCGCTCAAGAAACCGCGAGACGATTGCAGAGATCGTTGCGCGAGACGCGCGACGAGGCCGCGTCCTCGTTGACCCGTGAACAAGAGGCGACCCGTGCTCGTCGcgaattagaaaaatgtctCGAGGCTGCCGAAGCGGAGACCAAAGTCGCCAAAGACGATCTAAGACTAGCACTACAAAGAATCGACGATCTACAGAGCGCGATTCAGGGTGATCTGGATTTGGACTGCAGCGAGGAGGCAACGACTGAAAACAGTGATAG TGATTGA
- the LOC144473294 gene encoding unconventional myosin-XVIIIa isoform X7, translated as MQNLLNDIRQEKGQREKLAREKEIALAEKFTIEQNLSDARLEIELKEERLRTLSQELEELTFGGKTEEEVAQLKKAKHELEKRVKDQEEELDDLAGQVQLLEQAKLRLEMNFEQQRKEMRKEMQQRDDELEDIRGNVLKKVKALESQLENEYEERTILLREKHELERRLVAIEDQDRTERAAEAETVHRLKRDLKRTKVLLRDAQTMLERSKSDSTGKAALRQLKNQLEDAECARATAIKAKQALEQELNETQASLEEALRQRSEAEDRANVANRERTELLSQLEENEEELAEVLKKYRAAVQQVSAEQAQLQEAQVQIVALETERNSLKDQLSELTQRLESVEQLGDPTANSLATRRLEFRAKELESKLELEQTTRARLETQITRLKENVEKLQIETASLKTKEQTAQETARRLQRSLRETRDEAASSLTREQEATRARRELEKCLEAAEAETKVAKDDLRLALQRIDDLQSAIQGDLDLDCSEEATTENSDSD; from the exons AtgcaaaatttgttgaacGACATCCGGCAAGAGAAAGGACAACGAGAGAAAttggcgagagagaaagaaatagcgCTCGCTGAAAAATTTACCATAGAACAAAATTTAAGC GACGCAAGACtagaaatcgaattaaaagaagaaagattGCGTACATTGAGCCAGGAATTGGAAGAACTGACATTCGGTGGTAAAACGGAAGAAGAAGTGGCACAGTTGAAGAAAGCTAAGCACGAGCTCGAGAAACGAGTGAAAGATCAAGAGGAAGAGCTCGATGATCTTGCTGGACAGGTGCAACTTCTCGAACAAGCGAAATTAAGActggaaatgaattttgaacaACAGCGAAAGGAGATGCGCAAAGAGATGCAACAGCGGGACGACGAACTTGAGGATATACGCGGTAACGTGCTGAAGAAAGTCAAAGCTTTGGAATCACAGTTGGAGAACGAATACGAGGAGAGGACTATTCTGCTTCGCGAGAAACACGAGTTGGAACGCCGTTTAGTAGCCATAGAGGATCAAGACCGAACTGAGCGAGCCGCGGAAGCTGAGACCGTGCATAG GTTGAAGAGGGACTTGAAGAGAACAAAAGTATTGCTCAGAGACGCTCAGACCATGTTAGAAAGATCGAAGAGCGATTCAACGGGTAAAGCAGCGTTACGGCAATTAAAGAACCAGTTGGAAGATGCAGAGTGTGCTCGAGCAACTGCGATTAAAGCGAAACAGGCGCTCGAACAGGAATTGAATGAGACGCAAGCGTCGCTGGAGGAAGCATTGCGACAACGATCCGAGGCTGAAGATCGCGCCAATGTAGCTAATCGCGAGAGAACCGAACTGCTTTCGCAGCTCGAAGAAAACGAGGAGGAGCTTGCAGAG GTTTTGAAAAAATACCGGGCGGCGGTTCAACAAGTATCGGCGGAGCAGGCGCAGTTGCAAGAGGCTCAAGTACAAATTGTCGCTTTGGAGACCGAGAGGAACTCTCTCAAAGATCAACTTTCGGAGCTAACGCAACGATTAGAGTCTGTCGAGCAGCTCGGCGATCCCACGGCAAACAGTCTAGCCACGAGACGACTCGAATTTCGTGCTAAAGAGCTTGAAAGTAAATTAGAGTTGGAGCAGACAACGCGAGCACGCTTAGAG ACGCAAATAACGAGGCTGAAAGAGAACGTCGAGAAACTGCAAATCGAAACGGCTTCGTTGAAAACGAAAGAACAGACCGCTCAAGAAACCGCGAGACGATTGCAGAGATCGTTGCGCGAGACGCGCGACGAGGCCGCGTCCTCGTTGACCCGTGAACAAGAGGCGACCCGTGCTCGTCGcgaattagaaaaatgtctCGAGGCTGCCGAAGCGGAGACCAAAGTCGCCAAAGACGATCTAAGACTAGCACTACAAAGAATCGACGATCTACAGAGCGCGATTCAGGGTGATCTGGATTTGGACTGCAGCGAGGAGGCAACGACTGAAAACAGTGATAG TGATTGA
- the LOC144473294 gene encoding unconventional myosin-XVIIIa isoform X6: MALGEFRRRFRLLSSETNSRPGSPVGDERRTVENMLLTVDIDPASYRVGQSQIFFRSGTLERLEAQRDEKLTGHIVLLQARCRGYLARRKLNTLKLQDLAVRCIQRNVRKWMSVREWPWWRLYVKVAPLLNVHRTEDQLKAKTEELEVFKAKVERLEQERNHLKHDNDILETKLSEMSAEFAEEHSTSTLAAERINAETSERLRLEKELQDVTETNKNLQQATERLEMELLYARAADLNGIASDVEDGEDGGVYKQRYEHAVRELEFTKRKMAQQHEDDLEQLVGLKKQLEKKLTDAYEEVEEQRQVVGQWKRRVQKLNGEMHDVRLLLEEQTARNNLLEKKQRKFDSEMQNLLNDIRQEKGQREKLAREKEIALAEKFTIEQNLSDARLEIELKEERLRTLSQELEELTFGGKTEEEVAQLKKAKHELEKRVKDQEEELDDLAGQVQLLEQAKLRLEMNFEQQRKEMRKEMQQRDDELEDIRGNVLKKVKALESQLENEYEERTILLREKHELERRLVAIEDQDRTERAAEAETVHRLKRDLKRTKVLLRDAQTMLERSKSDSTGKAALRQLKNQLEDAECARATAIKAKQALEQELNETQASLEEALRQRSEAEDRANVANRERTELLSQLEENEEELAEVLKKYRAAVQQVSAEQAQLQEAQVQIVALETERNSLKDQLSELTQRLESVEQLGDPTANSLATRRLEFRAKELESKLELEQTTRARLETQITRLKENVEKLQIETASLKTKEQTAQETARRLQRSLRETRDEAASSLTREQEATRARRELEKCLEAAEAETKVAKDDLRLALQRIDDLQSAIQGDLDLDCSEEATTENSDSD; this comes from the exons ATATTTTTCAGATCGGGCACCTTGGAACGGCTAGAGGCGCAAAGAGACGAGAAACTAACTGGCCACATAGTTCTTTTGCAAGCGAGATGCAGAGGGTACTTGGCACGTCGTAAACTCAACACCTTGAAA TTACAAGATCTTGCGGTTAGATGCATACAGAGGAACGTTAGGAAATGGATGTCCGTACGAGAATGGCCATGGTGGAGATTATACGTGAAAGTTGCGCCTTTATTGAATGTTCATCGGACGGAAGATCAGCTGAAAGCAAAGACG GAAGAGCTCGAGGTCTTCAAAGCAAAGGTCGAGAGGCTGGAACAAGAACGCAATCATCTAAAACATGATAATGACATACTGGAAACTAAG TTAAGCGAGATGTCCGCCGAGTTCGCGGAGGAGCACTCGACATCGACGCTGGCAGCTGAAAGAATCAACGCGGAAACGTCGGAGCGGCTACGGCTCGAGAAAGAATTGCAGGATGTCACCGAAACGAACAAGAATCTGCAGCAGGCGACCGAACGGCTCGAAATGGAACTTTTATACGCGAGGGCTGCCGATTTAAATGGCATTGCATCCGACGTGGAGGATGGCGAGGATGGCGGTGTTTATAAACAGAGATACGAGCACGCTGTCAGGGAGCTCGAGTTCACGAAACGGAAAATGGCACAACAACACGAAGACGACCTGGAGCAATTGGTGGGACTCAAGAAACAATTGGAGAAAAAG TTAACCGACGCCTACGAGGAAGTAGAAGAACAACGTCAAGTAGTAGGACAATGGAAACGCCGCGTACAAAAATTGAATGGTGAAATGCATGACGTCAGGCTTCTTCTGGAAGAACAAACAGCCAGAAATAATCTCCTGGAGAAAAAGCAACGCAA GTTCGATTCGGAAAtgcaaaatttgttgaacGACATCCGGCAAGAGAAAGGACAACGAGAGAAAttggcgagagagaaagaaatagcgCTCGCTGAAAAATTTACCATAGAACAAAATTTAAGC GACGCAAGACtagaaatcgaattaaaagaagaaagattGCGTACATTGAGCCAGGAATTGGAAGAACTGACATTCGGTGGTAAAACGGAAGAAGAAGTGGCACAGTTGAAGAAAGCTAAGCACGAGCTCGAGAAACGAGTGAAAGATCAAGAGGAAGAGCTCGATGATCTTGCTGGACAGGTGCAACTTCTCGAACAAGCGAAATTAAGActggaaatgaattttgaacaACAGCGAAAGGAGATGCGCAAAGAGATGCAACAGCGGGACGACGAACTTGAGGATATACGCGGTAACGTGCTGAAGAAAGTCAAAGCTTTGGAATCACAGTTGGAGAACGAATACGAGGAGAGGACTATTCTGCTTCGCGAGAAACACGAGTTGGAACGCCGTTTAGTAGCCATAGAGGATCAAGACCGAACTGAGCGAGCCGCGGAAGCTGAGACCGTGCATAG GTTGAAGAGGGACTTGAAGAGAACAAAAGTATTGCTCAGAGACGCTCAGACCATGTTAGAAAGATCGAAGAGCGATTCAACGGGTAAAGCAGCGTTACGGCAATTAAAGAACCAGTTGGAAGATGCAGAGTGTGCTCGAGCAACTGCGATTAAAGCGAAACAGGCGCTCGAACAGGAATTGAATGAGACGCAAGCGTCGCTGGAGGAAGCATTGCGACAACGATCCGAGGCTGAAGATCGCGCCAATGTAGCTAATCGCGAGAGAACCGAACTGCTTTCGCAGCTCGAAGAAAACGAGGAGGAGCTTGCAGAG GTTTTGAAAAAATACCGGGCGGCGGTTCAACAAGTATCGGCGGAGCAGGCGCAGTTGCAAGAGGCTCAAGTACAAATTGTCGCTTTGGAGACCGAGAGGAACTCTCTCAAAGATCAACTTTCGGAGCTAACGCAACGATTAGAGTCTGTCGAGCAGCTCGGCGATCCCACGGCAAACAGTCTAGCCACGAGACGACTCGAATTTCGTGCTAAAGAGCTTGAAAGTAAATTAGAGTTGGAGCAGACAACGCGAGCACGCTTAGAG ACGCAAATAACGAGGCTGAAAGAGAACGTCGAGAAACTGCAAATCGAAACGGCTTCGTTGAAAACGAAAGAACAGACCGCTCAAGAAACCGCGAGACGATTGCAGAGATCGTTGCGCGAGACGCGCGACGAGGCCGCGTCCTCGTTGACCCGTGAACAAGAGGCGACCCGTGCTCGTCGcgaattagaaaaatgtctCGAGGCTGCCGAAGCGGAGACCAAAGTCGCCAAAGACGATCTAAGACTAGCACTACAAAGAATCGACGATCTACAGAGCGCGATTCAGGGTGATCTGGATTTGGACTGCAGCGAGGAGGCAACGACTGAAAACAGTGATAG TGATTGA
- the LOC144473294 gene encoding unconventional myosin-XVIIIa isoform X5 produces the protein MSNENENEWKENVENDGQGYARKHYFPQTKISDGTFRETVIDTIEPAKEVVVVRTSAVTSSGVSSIDSGRGDGNKSVEYAGRGQWKAGRTYSDGQQIFFRSGTLERLEAQRDEKLTGHIVLLQARCRGYLARRKLNTLKLQDLAVRCIQRNVRKWMSVREWPWWRLYVKVAPLLNVHRTEDQLKAKTEELEVFKAKVERLEQERNHLKHDNDILETKLSEMSAEFAEEHSTSTLAAERINAETSERLRLEKELQDVTETNKNLQQATERLEMELLYARAADLNGIASDVEDGEDGGVYKQRYEHAVRELEFTKRKMAQQHEDDLEQLVGLKKQLEKKLTDAYEEVEEQRQVVGQWKRRVQKLNGEMHDVRLLLEEQTARNNLLEKKQRKFDSEMQNLLNDIRQEKGQREKLAREKEIALAEKFTIEQNLSDARLEIELKEERLRTLSQELEELTFGGKTEEEVAQLKKAKHELEKRVKDQEEELDDLAGQVQLLEQAKLRLEMNFEQQRKEMRKEMQQRDDELEDIRGNVLKKVKALESQLENEYEERTILLREKHELERRLVAIEDQDRTERAAEAETVHRLKRDLKRTKVLLRDAQTMLERSKSDSTGKAALRQLKNQLEDAECARATAIKAKQALEQELNETQASLEEALRQRSEAEDRANVANRERTELLSQLEENEEELAEVLKKYRAAVQQVSAEQAQLQEAQVQIVALETERNSLKDQLSELTQRLESVEQLGDPTANSLATRRLEFRAKELESKLELEQTTRARLETQITRLKENVEKLQIETASLKTKEQTAQETARRLQRSLRETRDEAASSLTREQEATRARRELEKCLEAAEAETKVAKDDLRLALQRIDDLQSAIQGDLDLDCSEEATTENSDSD, from the exons ATGAGTAACGAGAATGAAAACGAGTGGAAGGAGAACGTGGAGAACGACGGTCAGGGTTATGCGAGGAAACATTATTTCCCGCAGACGAAAATTAGCGACGGGACGTTTCGCGAGACTGTTATCGATACGATCGAGCCGGCTAAAGAGGTTGTTGTTGTGAGGACCAGTGCGGTGACTTCGAGTGGAGTGAGCAGCATCGACAGCGGCAGAGGTGACGGCAATAAGTCCGTAGAGTACGCTGGCAGGGGCCAGTGGAAAGCTGGCAGAACCTACAGCGATGGCCAGCAG ATATTTTTCAGATCGGGCACCTTGGAACGGCTAGAGGCGCAAAGAGACGAGAAACTAACTGGCCACATAGTTCTTTTGCAAGCGAGATGCAGAGGGTACTTGGCACGTCGTAAACTCAACACCTTGAAA TTACAAGATCTTGCGGTTAGATGCATACAGAGGAACGTTAGGAAATGGATGTCCGTACGAGAATGGCCATGGTGGAGATTATACGTGAAAGTTGCGCCTTTATTGAATGTTCATCGGACGGAAGATCAGCTGAAAGCAAAGACG GAAGAGCTCGAGGTCTTCAAAGCAAAGGTCGAGAGGCTGGAACAAGAACGCAATCATCTAAAACATGATAATGACATACTGGAAACTAAG TTAAGCGAGATGTCCGCCGAGTTCGCGGAGGAGCACTCGACATCGACGCTGGCAGCTGAAAGAATCAACGCGGAAACGTCGGAGCGGCTACGGCTCGAGAAAGAATTGCAGGATGTCACCGAAACGAACAAGAATCTGCAGCAGGCGACCGAACGGCTCGAAATGGAACTTTTATACGCGAGGGCTGCCGATTTAAATGGCATTGCATCCGACGTGGAGGATGGCGAGGATGGCGGTGTTTATAAACAGAGATACGAGCACGCTGTCAGGGAGCTCGAGTTCACGAAACGGAAAATGGCACAACAACACGAAGACGACCTGGAGCAATTGGTGGGACTCAAGAAACAATTGGAGAAAAAG TTAACCGACGCCTACGAGGAAGTAGAAGAACAACGTCAAGTAGTAGGACAATGGAAACGCCGCGTACAAAAATTGAATGGTGAAATGCATGACGTCAGGCTTCTTCTGGAAGAACAAACAGCCAGAAATAATCTCCTGGAGAAAAAGCAACGCAA GTTCGATTCGGAAAtgcaaaatttgttgaacGACATCCGGCAAGAGAAAGGACAACGAGAGAAAttggcgagagagaaagaaatagcgCTCGCTGAAAAATTTACCATAGAACAAAATTTAAGC GACGCAAGACtagaaatcgaattaaaagaagaaagattGCGTACATTGAGCCAGGAATTGGAAGAACTGACATTCGGTGGTAAAACGGAAGAAGAAGTGGCACAGTTGAAGAAAGCTAAGCACGAGCTCGAGAAACGAGTGAAAGATCAAGAGGAAGAGCTCGATGATCTTGCTGGACAGGTGCAACTTCTCGAACAAGCGAAATTAAGActggaaatgaattttgaacaACAGCGAAAGGAGATGCGCAAAGAGATGCAACAGCGGGACGACGAACTTGAGGATATACGCGGTAACGTGCTGAAGAAAGTCAAAGCTTTGGAATCACAGTTGGAGAACGAATACGAGGAGAGGACTATTCTGCTTCGCGAGAAACACGAGTTGGAACGCCGTTTAGTAGCCATAGAGGATCAAGACCGAACTGAGCGAGCCGCGGAAGCTGAGACCGTGCATAG GTTGAAGAGGGACTTGAAGAGAACAAAAGTATTGCTCAGAGACGCTCAGACCATGTTAGAAAGATCGAAGAGCGATTCAACGGGTAAAGCAGCGTTACGGCAATTAAAGAACCAGTTGGAAGATGCAGAGTGTGCTCGAGCAACTGCGATTAAAGCGAAACAGGCGCTCGAACAGGAATTGAATGAGACGCAAGCGTCGCTGGAGGAAGCATTGCGACAACGATCCGAGGCTGAAGATCGCGCCAATGTAGCTAATCGCGAGAGAACCGAACTGCTTTCGCAGCTCGAAGAAAACGAGGAGGAGCTTGCAGAG GTTTTGAAAAAATACCGGGCGGCGGTTCAACAAGTATCGGCGGAGCAGGCGCAGTTGCAAGAGGCTCAAGTACAAATTGTCGCTTTGGAGACCGAGAGGAACTCTCTCAAAGATCAACTTTCGGAGCTAACGCAACGATTAGAGTCTGTCGAGCAGCTCGGCGATCCCACGGCAAACAGTCTAGCCACGAGACGACTCGAATTTCGTGCTAAAGAGCTTGAAAGTAAATTAGAGTTGGAGCAGACAACGCGAGCACGCTTAGAG ACGCAAATAACGAGGCTGAAAGAGAACGTCGAGAAACTGCAAATCGAAACGGCTTCGTTGAAAACGAAAGAACAGACCGCTCAAGAAACCGCGAGACGATTGCAGAGATCGTTGCGCGAGACGCGCGACGAGGCCGCGTCCTCGTTGACCCGTGAACAAGAGGCGACCCGTGCTCGTCGcgaattagaaaaatgtctCGAGGCTGCCGAAGCGGAGACCAAAGTCGCCAAAGACGATCTAAGACTAGCACTACAAAGAATCGACGATCTACAGAGCGCGATTCAGGGTGATCTGGATTTGGACTGCAGCGAGGAGGCAACGACTGAAAACAGTGATAG TGATTGA